Genomic DNA from Rhodoferax mekongensis:
TTATTGACGGAGAGAAACGCATGACTTTGCGCGGCGAGTCTATCGCCGCTGATTTCCAGAACGTAGTGGAAAACTACATCCGGGAGCGTTTCACGCCCCGTACCCCCAGTATTTGAGAGCTTATGTCCGAGAAGAATAGTCCGCGCAAGGCGGACAAGATTGTTGCCGTCAAAGGCATGAACGACATCATGCCGCCGGAATCTGCGGTATGGGAAGCATTGGAGGCCCGCGTAAGGGAATTAATGCGGCGCTTTTCCTTTGAAAATGTACGCACGCCTATTGTTGAACCTACCTCCCTGTTTGTGAGGGGCTTGGGTGAAGTGACGGATATCGTCGAAAAGGAGATGTATTCCTTTGAAGACCGTTTGAATGGCGAGGCGCTGACTTTGCGGCCGGAGAATACAGCGGGAGTTGTGCGCGCAGCTGTGGAGCATTCGATGCTTTACAACGGTCCTAAGCGTCTCTATTACATGGGGCCCATGTTCCGGCATGAGCGACCACAGCGCGGGCGGTACCGGCAGTTTCACCAAATCGGGGCAGAGGCACTCGGGTTCGGTGGCGCTGAAATCGATGCAGAAGTGATTCTGATGGCCCACATGCTCTGGAAAGAGTTGGGTTTGGCGGATATCGAGTTACAGATAAACAGTCTGGGGCAGCCAAACGAACGCAACTCGCACAGAGCTGCCTTGATCCAGCATTTTGAATCCCATCTGGATCTGCTGGATGAAGAAGCCAAGCGGCGCTTGCACCTGAATCCACTCCGCCTTCTGGACTCCAAAAATCCCGGAATGCAGGCTGTGATCGAGTCCGCTCCCAAGTTGATCGATTTCTTGGGTGATGCTTCCAGAGAGCATCTGGAAACGGTGAAAAAAATACTGGATGCTCACCGAGTGAGCTACACGGTGAACCCTCGCTTGGTTCGGGGAATGGACTATTACAACTTGACGGTGTTTGAGTTTGTCACTACGAAATTGGGATCCCAAGGCACCGTTTGTGCGGGCGGCCGGTACGATTACTTGATAGAGCAAATCGGCGGAAAGCCAGCTCCCGCAGTGGGATGGGCCATGGGCGTTGAGCGCGTTCTGGAGTTAATCAAAGAGTCGGGCGTGGCACTGAGGCAACCGGGTTTGGATGTTTTTGCCGTTATTACAGATGTCGCAAACCTGCAAGCTGTGATGCCTTCGCTGCATGTTCTCCGGGAGGCTGGGCTTTCTGTCCAGATGCAAGCCAGCACCTCTGAAGGGATGCCCAGCATGAAGTCTCAATTCAAACGAGCAGATGCTTCGGGCGCACGGTTCGCTTTCGTGTTTGGTCCTGATGAACTCGCTTCCGGACAGGTCACTGTCAAATCATTGCGGGATTCGAATGTTCCGCAAGCCACTCTTCGGATAGATGAGATGGCAACATGGGCTGCTAGCCTTTATCCAACCGTTTAAACCAGGTTCAACATGGCAAATCATTTAGATCTCGAAGAGCAAGAGCAACTCGATCAACTGAAACATTTTTGGAAGCAGTATGGAAACGCTATTTCCTGGCTGTTGATCATCGTGTTTGGTGCCTTTGCCTCGTGGAATGGTTATCAGTGGTGGTCCAAGCGGCAGGCTGAACAAGCTTCCGCCATGTATGAAGAAGTGGATCGAGTTATTGCTGGTGGCGATGTTGCTGCTGCAGACCGTGCCTATGGAGATATGCGCCAGCGATTCCCCTCAACCGTGTATACCCAGCAAGCAGGTCTCACCCTTGCCAAAGTGGCTTACCTCTCGGGAAAACCTGACGTGGCCCAAACTGCGTTGACCACCGTTGCTGAGAGTAGCGCGGACCCAGGATTGGCGGCATTGGCGAGAATACGACAAGTGGGTTTGTTGATTGAGGCCAAGAGTTTTGATGCGGCTGCGAAGATCTTGGATGGCAAATTTCCCGTCGAGTTCATGGGGCTTGTTGCAGACAAAAAAGCCGACCTCATGATGGCGCAGGGTAAGACCGAAGAAGCGGTGGCTTTGTACAAGGACGCGATCAAACATTTGGCTGAGCGTGATCAATACCGTCGTTTGGTGGAAGTGAAACTGGCTGCGCTAGGTGCCGGCGAATCGAAGTGAGTCGAAATCTGAACATGCGACGGACCGCTAATTTTCTGATGGTAGGGGTAATGGCCGTCGTGATGGCTGGTTGTGCCGGTCCGTCTAAGCCCAAGCCAGCAGAACTCGCTCCCGCGGCTTCACTTTTGGCGGTGAAGAAGGTCTGGTCTGCATCGATTGGGGAGGTCGGTTTCCCGCTTGAGGTAAAGCTGGTTGGCTCCGACGTCTATGTGGCATCCAGTTCAGGATCCATTTCGAGCTTGGATTCGAATACCGGGGGCGTCCGCTGGACGGCAGATTTAGGCAAGAAAATTTCTGCTGGTGTCGGAGCAGATGGCGAAAAGACGGCTGTCGTCACGACCGATGGGGAGTTGGTTGTGTTGCAGAAAGGGAAGCGGATCTGGCAACAAAAGTTGACTTCCGTCGCCGTAACGCCACCCCTGGTTGCTGGTGGACGCATATTTGTGATCACTCCGGACCGGACACTTATTGCTTTCGACAGCGAAACGGGTAAGCGCCTTTGGCAACAACAAAGGGGGAGCGATAGCCTGGTGTTGGACCGGGCCGCTGTACTTTTCCCTGCGGGTGATACCCTGGTGGCAGGAATCGGTGGGCGGTTAGTGGGTTTGAATCCATTGACAGGTACCCAGCGTTGGGACATTCCAGTTTCCGTCAGTCGCGGGACTAATGAGGTAGACCGCCTGGTGGACCTGATGCCAGGAGTCAGTCGCTTGGGGTCTGATGTGTGCCTTCGCGCCTATCAGAATGCAGTAGCGTGTGTCAGTCTGGCGAATCAAAAGGTGATTTGGTCCAGAGCTGCCAACGGATTTACTGGTGTTTCTGGCGATGACAAGTTGGTGTTTGGCACAGAGGCCGATGGCAGGCTCTTGGCATGGCGGCGCGCTGATGGGGAGGTTGCATGGCAATTGGCGACCCTGAAGTGGCGAGATTTGGGAACACCTTTGCTCTTGGGAGAAACTCTGGCGGTACCTGACAGTGCCGGACTCGTGCATCTATTGTCAAAAACAGACGGCTCCTCTTTGGGGCGTTTGGTGCTCGATGGTTCACCACTGGGGGCGTCGCCTGTCCTTGCTGGAAAAACGTTGGTCGTTGTGACCCAAAAGGGAGGTGTTTTTGCCTTCCGTCCAGAATAAGAGAGGTCCCGAATGAAGCCTGTTATAGCCCTTGTGGGGCGCCCGAATGTCGGGAAGTCGACCTTGTTTAATCGCTTGACGAAAACCCGTGACGCGATCGTTGCCGACTATGCCGGTTTGACGCGTGACCGCCATTACGGCAATGGCAAACACGGCAAGCAGGAATTCATTGTCATCGATACCGGTGGTTTTGAACCCGATGCCGGAAGCGGCATCTTCAAAGAGATGGCGAAGCAAACCCGGCAGGCGGTTGCTGAAGCTGATGTGGTTGTATTCGTGGTGGATGCTCGGGCGGGGCTATCCGCGCAGGATCATGACATCGGCAACTATTTGAGAAAGCTTGGCAAGCCCTGCCTTGTTGTGGCTAACAAAGCGGAAGGCATGAAAGCCGGCTCTCAGCTTGCTGAATTCTTTGAGTTAGGCTTGGGTGAGGTCTTCCCAGTATCTGCTGCCCATGGTCAGGGCATGCGCTCTTTGGTCGAGATGGCGCTGGACGCGTTGCATCTTGAAGAGCCGGAGGAGGACCCTGAACCGTCTGATCCTTCCGTGATTAAGCTTGCAGTCGCAGGCAGGCCAAACGTAGGCAAATCGACACTGATTAACACATGGTTGGGTGAAGAGCGTTTGGTGGCATTTGATATGCCCGGTACCACGCGGGATGCCATTTCTGTCCCTTTTGAGCGGGAAGGTCAGAAGTTTGAATTGGTAGACACAGCAGGATTGCGCAAAAAGGGCAAAGTGTTTGAGGCCATCGAGAAATTCTCGGTCGTCAAGACGTTGCAGGCTATTGAGTCTGCCAGCGTCGTCTTGTTGTTGATCGACGCTGAACAAGGCGTAACTGACCAGGACGCCCACATAGCGGGCTATATTCTGGAATCCGGTCGGGCTGTGGTTGTGGCGGTTAACAAATGGGATGCGATTGACGAATACCAACGCGAGTTGGTGAAACGATCTTTAGAGACCCGTCTGGGCTTCTTGAAGTTCGCTGCATTGCATCTCATCTCGGCTAAAAAACGCCAGGGCCTAGGCCCGCTCTGGGGAGCAATTACTCAAGCGCACAAAGCGGCCAATTGCAAGATGCCGACGCCGGTATTGACCCGTCTGCTATTGGAGGCGGTGCAATTCCAGACACCGAAGAAGACCGGCGCATACCGGCCCAAATTGCGTTATGCCCACCAAGGTGGGATGAATCCGCCCATTATCGTGATCCACGGAAACTCCCTGGAGCATGTGACCGAAGCCTACAAGCGGTTTTTGGAAGGTCGCTTCCGCAAGGAGTTCAATTTGGTGGGAACACCTTTGCGTATCGAGATGAAGTCTTCTCAAAACCCATTTGCTGATAAAGATTAAGTCAAGCAGCAAGTTACTTGACTAGTCCCTATGCGTAAACTCCTCGTCAGTAGGAGGGGCTCAAAGCATGTGTGGTATCGTCAAACCCTTATCATTTTTTGAACACGGAGAATATCGTGAGCAACAAAGGCCAACTCCTCCAAGATCCTTTCCTGAACGCTTTGCGTCGTGAACATGTGCCTGTTTCCATTTATTTGGTGAACGGCATCAAGTTGCAGGGACAGATCGAATCTTTTGACCAGTACGTGGTCTTGCTCCGCAATACAGTGACACAAATGGTTTACAAGCATGCCATTTCAACTATTGTTCCCGGACGCGCAGTGAACCTGGCAGCCGCTGGTGACGAAGCAGCATCTGCTTGATGCTTCAAAAGTGGGGGATCCTTTGGATCCTCCCGCAGTGAATTTTTCTCCCATTGAATAATCCCCAAGAAAGCAAATTGGCGCCAACCATACTGGTTGGTGTCGATCTGGGTGGTCCGAATTTCGATTCTGAGCTGGAAGAGCTCGGACTTCTGGCTCAAACAGCTGGTTTGCAACCCGTGGGGCGTGTTGTGTGTAAACGCCGCGCTCCCGATGCAGCGTTGTTTGTAGGTTCCGGAAAAGCAGAGGAAATCCGGCAGCTAGCGCTGCAGACCGGTGCCACCGAAATTTTGTTTGACCAGTCGCTTAGTCCCGGTCAACAACGAAATCTGGAGCGGCACATGCAGCTTCCGGTCAATGACCGGACCTTCTTGATTCTTGAGATCTTCGCACAACGGGCGAGGAGTCATGAAGGCAAGTTGCAGGTTGAATTGGCTCGACTCCAATACCTCAGCACACGTTTGGTACGCCGCTGGTCCCATTTGGAGCGTCAGCGAGGGGGTATCGGAACACGCGGGGGGCCCGGCGAAACCCAGATTGAACTGGACCGCCGGATGATCAGCGAGAACATCAAACGAACCAAAGAGCGTTTGGGCAAAGTCAAGCGACAGCGACAGACGCAACGCCGTCAACGCGAGCGCCGTGATGCTTTCAACATTTCATTGATCGGCTATACCAACGCGGGCAAATCCACACTGTTCAATGCCTTGGTAAAGGCACGCGCCTACGCAGCTGATCAGCTGTTCGCCACCTTGGACACCACTACCCGTCAACTGTATCTTGGTGAAGCCAATCGATCAGTGTCCTTGTCCGACACGGTAGGGTTCATTCGGGATTTGCCCCATGGTTTGGTGGATGCTTTTCAGGCAACTTTGCAGGAAGCAATTGATGCTGACCTGCTTCTTCACGTCGTAGACGCTGCCAATGTGGACTTTCCGGAGCAAATCGCCCAAGTCCAGGCAGTGCTCAAAGAGATTGGTGCCGACGACATTCCTCAACTGCTGGTCTTCAACAAAGTTGACGCTATTTCCGCAGATGCACAACCCTTGCGTTTGGAAGATACCTATGAAATCCAGGGACTACAGACTCCACGTATATTCGTAAGCGCGCGCAACTTGACCGGAATGCCTTTATTGCGCCAAAAATTGGCCGAAATTGCGAAATCTGCGACAGATTTGAATGACTTGCCGTCAATTCACCCTGAGCCCTCTGGGGACGGTGTGTGAATTGGCACAATGCGCCCCACAGCACTAAAGAAGATTCCATGAAACTATCTGCGTTTCGAATGAAGAGCATGCCATTGGCACCCTGGTTGCGTAATGTGTTCAATTTGAACGATTCCCGTTGGGGGCGTGGTGACGACAAGCAGGAAGGGCAGGGTCCAGAGGGTCAGGCCAAGCCCGAGGCGGAGCGGCCTTCGCCTGTTGCGGGGCCGCAGTCCGGCGGCCCCAAAAATACGTCCCAATCCGGCCCCCCCGATCTTGATGAGCTGTGGAGGGACTTCAACCGGAAACTGGCTGGCTTGTTCGGCGGAGGCAAGAAACCCGCTGGAGGCAATGGCGGCGGCTTTCAACCTGACATGAAGAATGCTGGTATTGGCGCTGGCTTGATTGTCGGAGTGTTGGTCCTGATCTGGTTGGGCACGGGTTTTTTTATCGTGCAAGAAGGCCAGCAGGCCGTCATTACCCAATTTGGAAAATACAAATCCACGGTGAACGCGGGTTTCAATTGGCGTCTTCCATATCCGATTGAGAAGCATGAATTGGTATTCGTGAGTCAAATCCGATCGGTGGATGTCGGCCGCGATGTGGTTCTCAAGGCCACTGGACTGAAAGAGTCGGCCATGCTGACTGAGGATGAAAACATTCTCGACATCAAATTCGCAGTGCAATACCGTTTGAGCGATGCGCGAGCTTTCTTGTTCGAAAGCAAGAATCCGAGTGAGGCGGTCGTGCAGGCTGCCGAGACGGCAATCCGTGAAGTATTGGGCAAGATGAAAATGGATGCGGCGCTGTCTGAAGAGCGTGATCAGATTGCCCCGCGGGTACGTGCCCTGATGCAAACCATTCTGGATCGCTACAAGGTTGGCGTTGAGGTGGTCGGGGTCAACCTTCAGCAAGGCGGAGTTCGCCCACCTGAACAAGTGCAGTCTTCGTTTGATGATGTCTTGAAGGCCGGGCAGGAGCGTGAACGTGCCAAGAACGAAGCCCAAGCCTACGCCAACGATGTGGTACCCCGCGCGGTCGGTTCCGCTTCCCGATTGAAGGAAGAGGCTGACGCCTACAAAGCCCGTGTAGTAGCGCAGGCGCAAGGTGATGCCCAACGTTTCCGATCGGTGTATGCCGAGTACCAGAAGGCGCCTCAGGTCATGCGGGATCGTATGTACCTGGATACCATGCAACAGATCTACAGCAACGTGACGAAGGTCATCGTGGACTCCAAGCAGGGTGGCAATTTGCTTTACCTGCCTTTGGATAAAGTGCTGCAGCTAACAGGCGCGCCTGCTGCGGCTGAACCGGCTTCCGGTCCCGTTACATCCACTCAGTCTGCGCCTGCCGCTCCTGCGACAACTTTTGGCAACAACGATCCACGCAGCCGCGATGCCGCGAGAACCCGTGAACGCGACGTGCGCTAGGACAACACTATGAACCGTATCGGACTTATCTTCACTTCGTTGCTGGTGCTGTTGGCGCTGGCTAGTTCCACCTTGTTCGTGGTGGATCAGCGGCAATTCGGCGTGGTCTATGCCTTGGGTCAAATCAAGGAAGTGATCACCGAGCCCGGCTTGAACTTCAAGCTTCCGCCACCTTTTCAGAATGTGTCCTATATCGACAAGCGCTTGTTGACCTTGGACAGCACAGATGCCGAGCCCATGCTCACGGCTGAAAAACAGCGCGTGGTCATCGACTGGTATGTGCGTTGGCGTATCACTGAGCCCTCCGACTACATCCGCAACGTAGGCCTGAATGAGAGCGCCGGAGCTAGCCAGTTGAACCGGGTGGTGCGTAACGCATTCCAGGAAGAGATCAACAAGCGTACGGTAAAAGAACTCTTGTCCCTCAAGCGTGAAGCCCTGATGTCTGATGTGAAAGCGGAGGTTCTGGACAAGGTGCGTGGTACCAAACCTTGGGGGGTAGACGTTGTGGATGTGCGTATCACCCGGGTTGATTACGTGGAAGCCATCACAGAGTCTGTTTACCGCCGTATGGAGGCAGAGCGCAAGCGCGTGGCCAATGAGCTGCGCTCCACGGGCGCTGCAGAAGGTGAAAAAATCCGTGCTGATGCAGATCGCCAGCGCGAAATCACGATCGCAAATGCTTATCGTGACGCCCAGAAAATCAAGGGTGAGGGCGATGCGGAGGCTGCAAGGATTTACGCCGATGCCTTCGGCAAAGACCCCCAGTTTGCACAGTTCTACCGCAGCCTGGAAGCCTACAAGAGCAGTTTCGCCAACAAGAGTGACGTGATGGTTCTGGATCCCTCCGGCTCTGAGTTTTTCAAGACTTTCCGCAGTGGCGGTAACGCTGCAGCTGCGGCCAAAAAGTAGCGTGAACGCTGACGCACTTTGGATGGCACTGGCTTTGGTGCTGGTGCTGGAGGGTTTGTTTCCTTTTGCATCACCCCAAGGGTGGCGCAAATTGTTTTCCCAGCTCTTGCAATTGCAGGATGGGCAGATACGTTTCTTCGGCTTGTGCAGCATCCTGTGCGGATTGTTCTGCATTTGGTGGCTGCTGCCCTGAAATCCGAGCCTCAAGGCCGGTAAAATCTCGGTTTTAACAGCCTCCCCTCAATTCCATGTCTGCTTGGGTCCTTCCGGATCACATTGCCGATGTGCTGCCTTCCGAGGCCCGCCACATCGAAGAAATACGTCGAGATCTGCTGGACATGGCCCGATGCTATGGCTACGAGCTCGTGATGCCACCTATGCTGGAGCATCTGGAGTCACTGCTTTCCGGCACCGGTGAAGCGTTGGATTTGCAGACCTTCAAACTGGTCGATCAGATATCCGGCCGCATGATGGGCCTGCGTGCAGACAGCACGCCCCAAGTGGCACGCATAGATGCGCACTTGTTGAACCGCAGTGGAGTCACGCGTCTTTGCTATTGCGGGCCTGTATTGCATACCCGACCTGCTGCCCCTCATGCGACTCGCGAGCCCTTGCAGTTCGGCGCAGAAATCTATGGTCATGCAGGGCTGGAAGCTGACCTGGAAGTGTTGACACTCACCTTGGACGCCCTGAAGGCCTGTAAGGTCGGTGTACTCACAGTGGACATGGCGGACGCCCGTATAGTGGGCAGTTTGCTCGACGAGTCCGGTTTGAGCAGCGCTCAAAAGAACGAAGTTCTGTCTGCTCTCACATCCAAGGACAGCAGCGCATTGGCAGAGTTGACGCAATCCTGCCCACAGCCCGTTGGCGCTGCTTTGCGTGGCCTCGTCAACCTGTACGGCAATGCAGATGTACTGCAGCAGGCTCGTGAAGAATTGCCGGCCTTGCCAGGAATCAGCCAAGCGCTGGAACATCTGCAATGGCTGGCAGGTCATCTGGAGGGTGTGAAGGTTTCCTTTGACCTCGCCGATTTGCGCGGTTATGCCTACTACACCGGCATGCGCTTTTCGATTTATGCAGCAGGGGCGAGTGACGCCCTGGCCCGTGGTGGCCGGTATGACGAGGTCGGTTCGGTGTTCGGGCGCAAACGTCCTGCCGTGGGCTTCAGTTTGGATGTCAAGGTATTGGCCCAAGCAGCCGATATGCGCCCCCTGCGGGCTGCGATTCGCGCGCCTTGGGGTGAGGCTGCGGCCTTGCGAGCAGCAATTGCGGATTTGCGCCGGCAGGGCGAAACCGTGGTGTGTGTCCTTCCCGGACACGAAAGTGAAGTCGATGAGTTCCATTGCGACCGTGAGCTGGTGCAAGCCGCTGGTCAGTGGGTCGTAACAGCTATTTAATCCAGAGCGAAATGAATACAACCAAAGGTCGAAATGTAGTGGTCGTCGGCACCCAGTGGGGCGATGAAGGCAAGGGCAAGCTGGTCGATTGGCTCACGGAAAGCGCCCAAGGGGTCGTCCGCTTCCAAGGTGGTCACAACGCGGGCCACACGCTGGTCATCAATGGCGTCAAAACCGCATTGCACCTTATTCCTTCCGGCATCATGCGCCCCGGCGTCAAGTGCTACATCGGCAACGGCGTCGTGTTGTCAGCAGGCAAGTTGTTTGAAGAAATTGAAGGTCTGGAAAAAGCCGGTGTAGAAGTGCGCTCGCGCCTGCGCATCAGCGAAGCCTGCCCGTTGATTCTGCCTTTCCACGTGGCGCTGGATGTGGCTCGTGAGGCCTTCCGCGAAAAAGGCGGCACGGCCAAGATCGGCACCACAGGCCGCGGTATCGGCCCCGCTTATGAAGACAAGATTGCGCGACGTGCCTTGCGCGTTCAAGACTTGAAACACCCTGAGCGCTTCGCGGCCAAGCTGCGCGAACTGCTGGACCTGCATAACCACGTTCTCGCGACCTATCTGGGTTCTGAAGCGTTCGATTTCGGCCCTTTGTTGGCGCCTTTCATGGCCAATGGCCGCGTGCAGTTTGAAGCAGTATTCCAGCAAGCGATGGAACACGCTGCCTTGCTCAAGCCCATGATGGCGGATGTGTCGCGAGAGTTGAACGAGGCCCATTTGGCAGGCGCCAACCTCTTGTTCGAAGGTGCCCAAGGCACATTGCTGGACGTGGACCACGGCACATATCCCTACGTCACCTCCAGCAACTGCGTGGCAGGCAATGCCGCAGCAGGCTCCGGTGTGGGCCCCGGCATGTTGCATTACATCCTGGGGATCACCAAGGCTTATTGCACCCGTGTGGGCGGTGGTCCGTTCCCCACCGAGTTGGAGTGGGAAGTGCCCGGCACACCCGGCTACCACATGAGCACCGTGGGCGCTGAAAAGGGCGTAACTACCGGTCGCTCACGCCGTTGCGGCTGGTTTGATGCTGCATTGCTAAAGCGTTCCGCCCAAGTCAACGGTTTGTCCGGCCTGTGTATCACCAAGCTCGACGTGTTGGATGGTCTCAAGGAGTTGAAGCTTTGCACCGGCTACGAAGTGGATGGCGAAAAAGTCGACATCCTGCCCATGGGCGCGGACGAGATCGAGCGCTGCAAACCCATTTATGAGGTCATGGAAGGCTGGAGTGACAGCACCGTCGGTGTGACCCAGTACGACAAGTTGCCTGTGGCAGCTCGCCTGTACTTGCAACGCATTGAGCAAGTCACTGGTGTGCCCATTCACATGGTGTCTACAAGCCCGGACCGCGACCACACCATCATGATGCGCCATCCCTACCTCGCTGACTGACCGATTTTGAATGCTATTTGAGCCTCTAGCCCCCGTAAATCCTGCGCAAGCAGCTACTTTTTTAGGAGCACGCTGATGTTGACTGAAGACGGCAAGCATCTCTATGTCAGTTATGACGAGTACCACAACCTGATCGAAAAGCTGGCCATCAAGGTGTTCCAGTCCGGTTGGGAGTTCGACACCATCTTGTGCCTGGCACGCGGGGGCATGCGTCCCGGCGACATCTTGTCGCGCGTGTTTGACAAGCCGCTGGCCATCATGTCTACCAGCTCCTACCGCGCTGAAGCCGGCACCCAGCAAGGCAACCTGGACATTGCCCGCTACATCACCACTCCTAAGGGTGAAATCGCTGGCAAAGTGCTGCTGGTTGACGATTTGGCGGATTCCGGTCACACCTTGAACGCGGTGATCAATCAGCTCAAGAACAACTACGCCCCCATCACCGAGTTGCGTAGCGCGGTGATCTGGACCAAGGCGGTGAGCGTGTTTACGCCCGACTACTCAGTGGAGTTCCTGCCGACCAACCCCTGGATTCACCAGCCATTTGAGAGCTACGACTCCTTGCGTCCCCAGCAGCTGATCCAGAAGTGGAGCGTTTGACGCTCCAGCGCTTCACAGATTTCGCCGCATGACAGACCGGATCACCCACCTCATTCATCATCCGTACCAGCCACCAGCTGGTTTTGAAGCGCCGCAACCCGGCGTATTCAAAGCGTCTACGGTGTTCTTCCCTACCGTGGCTGCCATGCGCAGCCGCGAATGGAAAGACAAGTCCGCCTACACCTACGGTTTGCACGGCACCCCCACCAGCTATGCGCTGGAAGAGCGCCTCGCGACCCTGGAGGGAGGCAAAGAGTGTCTGTTGGTTCCCAGTGGCCTCGCGGCGCTGGGACTGGTGGCGCTGTCTTTGTTGAAAAGCGGCGACGAGGTCCTCTTGCCGGATAACGCATATGGACCCAACAAGTCCATCGTCGAAGGCGAGTTGATGGGGTGGGGGATTACCCACCAGTACTACAACCCGATGGACCCTGAGGATCTGGAAGCCCAGATTTCGAGCCGTACCAAGCTGGTGTGGCTGGAGGCGGCGGGCTCTGTGAGCCTGGAGTTTCCCAACATTGTTGAAATGGTGCGGATTTGCCAGCGCCGCAAGGTGCTCACCGCGCTCGACAACACCTGGGGCGCAGGCTTGGCCTTCAACCCGTTTGACCTCGTCCCCGGTGCCAGCAGTCCGGTGGCGGTAGACGTCTCGGCGCATGCCTTGACCAAGTATCCGAGCGGCGGTGGCGATGTATTGATGGGCAGCGTGATCACCCGCAACCCCGGGCTGCACCTCAAGCTCAAGTTGACCCATATGCGCTTCGGTATCGGGGTTGGCATGAACGATGTGGAAGCGGTGTTGCGCTCCCTGCCTACCATCGGATTGCGTTACCGCGCACACGATGTGGCCACACGCAGCCTCGCGGCATGGGCCCAAACCCAGCCGGAGTTTGTGCAGGTGCTGCATCCGGCCTTGCCGGAGTCCCCCGGGCACAGCCACTGGATGGCTCTGACGGGTGGGGAAGAGGGCAAAGCCGCCGGTCTCTTCAGTGTGATGCTGGACTCCCGGTTTACCCAAGCCCAAACAGATGCCTTTTGCGACGCTCTCAAGCTGTTCAAGCTGGGCTACAGCTGGGGCGGCCCTATCAGTCTGGTGGTGCCTTACGAACTGGAAAGCATGCGTACGATTTGGCCGGAGCATCTGCTGCGGGGAACGCTGGTGCGCTTCTCTATTGGCCTGGAAGATCTGGCCGACTTGCAGGCCGATATTGCCCAGGCACTGGAAGTCTTGCGCTGACTGCGCGTTTTCCTGAGTAGGCAAGTGGCGGGTGTCGGCGTATTCTGCCGCGCATGAGCACCACTTCCTCGCCTACCGAATCTCTCGATGCCACCAGTGCCGTGCGCTCGCCTGATTTGGAGCCGGCTCCGTATGTGCCACCGCCCTCCGAGGCGCCCCGGAAGACGATTCTCCCGTTGAAGTTGATGGACCCTTTCCGGTGGCTGCGGCGGGGAGCGAGTGACCTAATGGCTCATCCCGGCATTGCACTCTTCTATGGCATTGCGTTCACCACCATGGCGCTGGTTCTCGGCGCCGTGTTCAGAAACAGCCCGGAGTACACCATGACCATTGCCTCCGGTTGTTTATTGGTTGGCCCGTTTTTGGCCATGGGCCTCTATGAGGTCAGCCGCCGTCGCGAGGCAGGCATACCGCCCGCGCTGGGTGCCTCCATCGTTTGTTGGGACCGCCATATTCCCAGCATGGCCATGCTGGTGCTCGTGCTCATCGTGTTGG
This window encodes:
- the hisS gene encoding histidine--tRNA ligase, whose protein sequence is MSEKNSPRKADKIVAVKGMNDIMPPESAVWEALEARVRELMRRFSFENVRTPIVEPTSLFVRGLGEVTDIVEKEMYSFEDRLNGEALTLRPENTAGVVRAAVEHSMLYNGPKRLYYMGPMFRHERPQRGRYRQFHQIGAEALGFGGAEIDAEVILMAHMLWKELGLADIELQINSLGQPNERNSHRAALIQHFESHLDLLDEEAKRRLHLNPLRLLDSKNPGMQAVIESAPKLIDFLGDASREHLETVKKILDAHRVSYTVNPRLVRGMDYYNLTVFEFVTTKLGSQGTVCAGGRYDYLIEQIGGKPAPAVGWAMGVERVLELIKESGVALRQPGLDVFAVITDVANLQAVMPSLHVLREAGLSVQMQASTSEGMPSMKSQFKRADASGARFAFVFGPDELASGQVTVKSLRDSNVPQATLRIDEMATWAASLYPTV
- a CDS encoding YfgM family protein; this translates as MANHLDLEEQEQLDQLKHFWKQYGNAISWLLIIVFGAFASWNGYQWWSKRQAEQASAMYEEVDRVIAGGDVAAADRAYGDMRQRFPSTVYTQQAGLTLAKVAYLSGKPDVAQTALTTVAESSADPGLAALARIRQVGLLIEAKSFDAAAKILDGKFPVEFMGLVADKKADLMMAQGKTEEAVALYKDAIKHLAERDQYRRLVEVKLAALGAGESK
- the bamB gene encoding outer membrane protein assembly factor BamB, producing MVGVMAVVMAGCAGPSKPKPAELAPAASLLAVKKVWSASIGEVGFPLEVKLVGSDVYVASSSGSISSLDSNTGGVRWTADLGKKISAGVGADGEKTAVVTTDGELVVLQKGKRIWQQKLTSVAVTPPLVAGGRIFVITPDRTLIAFDSETGKRLWQQQRGSDSLVLDRAAVLFPAGDTLVAGIGGRLVGLNPLTGTQRWDIPVSVSRGTNEVDRLVDLMPGVSRLGSDVCLRAYQNAVACVSLANQKVIWSRAANGFTGVSGDDKLVFGTEADGRLLAWRRADGEVAWQLATLKWRDLGTPLLLGETLAVPDSAGLVHLLSKTDGSSLGRLVLDGSPLGASPVLAGKTLVVVTQKGGVFAFRPE
- the der gene encoding ribosome biogenesis GTPase Der, with the protein product MKPVIALVGRPNVGKSTLFNRLTKTRDAIVADYAGLTRDRHYGNGKHGKQEFIVIDTGGFEPDAGSGIFKEMAKQTRQAVAEADVVVFVVDARAGLSAQDHDIGNYLRKLGKPCLVVANKAEGMKAGSQLAEFFELGLGEVFPVSAAHGQGMRSLVEMALDALHLEEPEEDPEPSDPSVIKLAVAGRPNVGKSTLINTWLGEERLVAFDMPGTTRDAISVPFEREGQKFELVDTAGLRKKGKVFEAIEKFSVVKTLQAIESASVVLLLIDAEQGVTDQDAHIAGYILESGRAVVVAVNKWDAIDEYQRELVKRSLETRLGFLKFAALHLISAKKRQGLGPLWGAITQAHKAANCKMPTPVLTRLLLEAVQFQTPKKTGAYRPKLRYAHQGGMNPPIIVIHGNSLEHVTEAYKRFLEGRFRKEFNLVGTPLRIEMKSSQNPFADKD
- the hfq gene encoding RNA chaperone Hfq; translation: MSNKGQLLQDPFLNALRREHVPVSIYLVNGIKLQGQIESFDQYVVLLRNTVTQMVYKHAISTIVPGRAVNLAAAGDEAASA
- the hflX gene encoding GTPase HflX; this translates as MNNPQESKLAPTILVGVDLGGPNFDSELEELGLLAQTAGLQPVGRVVCKRRAPDAALFVGSGKAEEIRQLALQTGATEILFDQSLSPGQQRNLERHMQLPVNDRTFLILEIFAQRARSHEGKLQVELARLQYLSTRLVRRWSHLERQRGGIGTRGGPGETQIELDRRMISENIKRTKERLGKVKRQRQTQRRQRERRDAFNISLIGYTNAGKSTLFNALVKARAYAADQLFATLDTTTRQLYLGEANRSVSLSDTVGFIRDLPHGLVDAFQATLQEAIDADLLLHVVDAANVDFPEQIAQVQAVLKEIGADDIPQLLVFNKVDAISADAQPLRLEDTYEIQGLQTPRIFVSARNLTGMPLLRQKLAEIAKSATDLNDLPSIHPEPSGDGV